One Ranitomeya variabilis isolate aRanVar5 chromosome 5, aRanVar5.hap1, whole genome shotgun sequence DNA window includes the following coding sequences:
- the LOC143775846 gene encoding tubulin alpha chain-like — protein MRECISIHIGQAGVQMGNACWELYCLEHGIQPDGIIPKESNPADASFGTFFFETGAGKHVPRAVLVDLEPSVIGEIRTGPYRTLFHPEQLITGKEDAANNYARGHYTIGKEIVDGVLDRLRKMSDQCSGLQGFLIFHSFGGGTGSGFTSLLMERLSVDYGKKSKLEFSVYPAPQISTAVVEPYNSILTTHTTLEHSDCAFMVDNEAIYDICNRNLDIERPSYTNLNRLIGQIVSSITASLRFDGALNVDLTEFQTNLVPYPRIHFPLVTYSPIISAEKAYHEQLSVPEITNACFEYSNQMVKCDPRRGKYMACCLLYRGDVVPKDVNAAIAAIKTRKSIQFVDWCPTGFKVGINYQPPTAVPGGDLAKVQRAVCMLSNTTAIAEAWARLDHKFDLMYSKRAFVHWYVGEGMEEGEFSEAREDMAALEKDYEEVGTESRDDGEEEDDEY, from the exons ATG AGGGAGTGCATCTCTATACATATTGGCCAAGCGGGAGTGCAGATGGGTAATGCCTGCTGGGAGCTGTACTGTCTAGAGCATGGAATCCAACCAGATGGGATTATCCCTAAGGAGAGCAATCCTGCAGATGCATCTTTTGGGACTTTCTTCTTTGAGACTGGAGCAGGAAAACATGTGCCGAGAGCTGTTCTTGTTGACTTGGAACCAAGTGTTATCG GTGAGATCAGAACTGGACCATACCGCACACTGTTCCATCCAGAGCAGCTCATTACTGGCAAGGAAGATGCTGCCAATAATTATGCCAGAGGTCACTACACCATTGGAAAGGAGATTGTTGATGGTGTCTTGGATAGGTTACGTAAAATG TCGGACCAGTGCAGTGGCCTTCAAGGGTTTCTAATCTTTCACAGTTTTGGAGGTGGTACTGGCTCTGGTTTCACTTCTTTGCTGATGGAGCGTCTTTCTGTCGATTATGGAAAGAAGTCCAAGCTTGAGTTCTCAGTTTATCCTGCTCCACAAATTTCCACTGCTGTGGTGGAGCCATACAATTCAATTCTGACAACCCATACAACTCTAGAGCACTCAGACTGTGCCTTCATGGTAGATAATGAGGCAATTTATGATATATGTAACCGTAATTTGGACATTGAGCGTCCTTCTTATACCAACCTGAACCGACTAATAGGCCAGATCGTTTCCTCAATTACTGCCTCCCTGAGGTTTGATGGTGCATTGAATGTTGACTTGACAGAGTTCCAGACTAACTTGGTGCCTTATCCTAGAATACATTTCCCATTAGTCACTTACTCCCCCATAATATCGGCAGAGAAGGCTTACCACGAACAGCTGTCTGTGCCAGAGATTACTAATGCGTGCTTTGAATACTCAAATCAGATGGTAAAATGTGACCCCCGTCGTGGTAAATACATGGCTTGCTGCTTGTTGTACAGGGGTGATGTGGTGCCCAAGGATGTAAATGCTGCTATTGCAGCTATTAAAACAAGGAAGTCAATCCAGTTTGTGGACTGGTGTCCTACTGGCTTTAAAGTGGGCATTAATTACCAGCCTCCCACTGCGGTCCCAGGAGGAGACTTGGCCAAAGTGCAACGTGCTGTCTGTATGCTGAGTAATACTACCGCAATTGCAGAAGCCTGGGCTAGACTGGACCATAAATTTGACCTCATGTATTCTAAGAGGGCTTTTGTACACTGGTACGTGGGCGAGGGGATGGAAGAAGGGGAGTTCTCTGAAGCAAGAGAGGATATGGCTGCTCTAGAAAAGGATTATGAAGAGGTGGGGACAGAATCTAGAGATGATggcgaggaggaggatgatgaataCTAA